The stretch of DNA GGTTTCATGGGAATATCCGAAAGCGTGATAAGATCGGTTTTGCAATACAGGCGTGGTTGCCGGTGTTCGGGCTTACGAAAATTGATGACCGGTGCGCGGCGGGAAACCGCGCCGACAAGTCTATTTGAAACTACTTTTTCCGGTAGGTAATACGTCCCCTCGTGAGATCGTAAGGGGAGAGTTCTACAGTCACCTTATCTCCGGGCAAAATCTTGATGAAGAATTTTCGCATTCTGCCGGAGATATGTGCGAGAATCTGATGCTTGTTTTCCAATTCCACACGGAACATCGCGTTGGGTAAAGGTTCCACAACGGTGCCTTCAACCTCTATTTTATCGTTTTTAGGCGGCGTTTGCGTCTCGCCTTCGGCTTGGGCTTCCGTATCCACGTTGACATCAGGATCTCGCCCTTTCTTGGGTTTCGACTTCCGTTTCGGGTTAGGCCGCCGCGTTTGCGGTCTCCTGGCATTTCTATTTCCTGAGGGTCTGCGATTCACAGTATAAATCTCCTTTTTGTGATGCGTTAAAGGGTGTGAAGCATAGATACTTCACACGTAGTTACAGAGTAAAGTTAAAAATGTTTATCCAAAGCACGTAGTCTGTAATGAAATGGATGGGTCTTTGCGAATCAACACTGGATTTAGTCTGAGGATAGACTAAATCCGTTCCTTGTATTACATTTCCATTCCTTGTATTACATTTGGGCGTGTGGCATTCCGTGGGGTGTTTCTCCAGATTTAAGAAAGGCACGCCGAATTCCAAACCCGTTCGTTTAGTCGCAAGGTAAAGTTAAAAATTTTCCTGCTTCAACAACAAGTTCTCGGAAGTAAGACGTAGCGAGTTCCAATTGCGTTTCGGCATCCGCTTTGTCCGTGCTCGTTGAAACAAGATCGACTGGCATTGTGTCCCCATCCGCTTTGCGGAGAGCAACATACGCCTTGAGATAGACATCTGGGTAGCGTTCCATCACTTTCTGCATCAGTGGTGAAACTTGGGCTTCAAACATGTTGACATGAACCCGCACTGTGGTAATTTCTGAACGGTAACGTTCCGCAATTAAGGGTTGAATATGTGTTTCAAAAACTGCCTTCATCTCACGAGGTGGACCAGGCATCATCATGATTGTGGAAGACTTGTGTGCCACACTGATGCAGGGTGCCCATCCTGCCGGGTTCTGCAAAACGACAGCGGTTTCCGGCACAATTGCCATTTTCATTAGTGCTTCGCTGATGACATCGTTCTCTGACATCTCACGACGTTTCCGAAATTCAGCGACAGTTTCTTCGCTCACGACAGATTTCGTGCCGATGAGTGAAGCGATCACATCAACGGTCATATCATCGGGTGTAGGTCCAAGTCCACCTGTTGTGAGAATAAGTGATGTTTCGCGTTCTATTGCCGAATCCAATGCCTCGGACATCTCGTCGCGGTTGTCGCGTAGCATTGTGACTCGCCGGAGTTCGCCACCAATCTGGAGGATTTGCTGCGCAATCCAGTGTGCATTGGTGTCCTGAATCTGACCAAGTACTAACTCTGTGCCGATCGAAAACAGTTCAATTGCCACGCTATCCTCCTTGTTTATAGGACCTGTTTAAGAAACTCGAACGCACCAACACCGTGGAAACTATGTCCTGCCTCGAATACTTCAAGTCCTAATTTGTCTTCCGCATTGAAGAGTTTGTAAATGGCTTTTGCCTCATTAACCGCAAAGCGGGTGGCTTCAATTGGAAAGATTGTGTCTTCCGTACCGGATTCAACGAACATCGCGCGCGGTGCTATCAACCCCGCGATGTCGTACATCTCCGCATATTGTAGCACATTTGGTATATAATTGTCTATACAATGGCTGAGACTCAAGATACTGTCCCGAAACGTGTTGAAGTAACCGCTCACAACAGCTGCCTTGACACGCGCATCAATTGCAGAAGTGAAGAAGGTGGTTGTGCCTCCGCCAGAAATGCCCATCACACCAAGACGGTTCATATCAACCTCTGGACGGGTGTCCAGATAGTCAAAGGCGCGCATCGCATCGTAAACCCGCCATCCTACCATCGTATGACCTAAAAGGAGTGCAGCACCAGCACTCGGTTGACATGAAGAACTCCCACCGCCCTTCTCATGCGCGACAGGATCCCGTCGATGACCAAACCCGAATTGCTCAATGGCAAGCACGGTGTACCCGTTTGCCACGCATTGAAGGGCAAAGTCGTTCTGATAACCGCCATATTCTGCGCGCATGGTGCCATCTTCCTCAATGCCGACGATGTCATCTACACCGCGCCCGTGCCCCGCTAAACAGAGAATCGTGGGCTTCGGGGTCGAACTGTCGAGAGGTTTCGGGGAAAGGAAGTATCCGAAGATATTAGCGTGTGAACGACTCTGAAATTGCACTGTCTCGCGGAAATAGGTGGGAAATTCACAAGAATCCAGGACTTGCGGTTGTAGGGCGCAGGGTTCCGGCGGAAAACCACCAACTAACTCGATGAGTTTTGTCCGCAGTTCGCGCTGCCACACTTCCGCTTCTGCAATACTCGTCGCCTGAAATGCAAGTTGACGCGGTGTCTCCGCATATAACTGATGCGAAAATGCTAATGTATCTCGTGCCTGTTCGTAATACATTTTTAAGTTTTCCTTGCAGTTAAACAGCGGACGTTTGGCCTTTGACGTGGGTTCCTCAAATCCGCCTGCGTGTTTTTGCTTGGGTGTCTCTGCGTATTTCTGCGTATTGTTGCAGGTTACGTTTTTGATGATACCTTGAGGAAACCTATATGAGGCGCAACCCTCTTCATCGACTGCTGATTGCTGACGCATTCAACGGGTTTAAAACGAACCCTGTTGCCATCTTCGGATAGAAGTAGGTGGACTTCTGCGGCATTGTTGATCCTGCCATAGCCACATCTAAGACCTGTTCAACAGGAGTCGGGTTCATCAGGAGTGCGACGCGGTCTGCTCCTTCTTTCACATGGGAAACGGCATCATCTGTGTATGCGGTGTAACTGATGTGTTCCGATAGTGTTTCAATCTGAAATAGATTTTTGATGATAGTTTCTTGAACAAGCATTACATCCAATTGTTTGGGGGGTGTTGAATGCGGAATCAACAGGCGATAGGTGTCGTCTGCTGTGTACATACCAACTGCACGGGATTTCCCGCTCATCGCACCCAATTTTGCCATGAGGTTCGCCTGCGTGTCAATTTCATGCACCTCAAACGCCTCTGGGAGTTTCGCGATAGCGTATGCGATCTGATCTGCGCTGAGGTTAGACAAGAGGCGATGAATCGCTAAGACCGCCAAACCCGGTGATTCCATTCTGACGAGATTCACCATCATGTAGTCGTAACCGCTGGATACGCCGTTTGGTGTCTTCTGAGCTATTTCGTCTCGGAAGGCGAGAGCGGTTTCATAGCGATGATGTCCATCGGCGATTAGGAGTGGTTTCGTTGAAAAAAGAGCCTGAATTTCACGGTTACGTTCTGTGTCGTCTAAACACCAGAGTTGGTGCGTGCTTCCAAAAGTTTCAGGACAGTCGATGTGGGGCTGATTTTTATCGGTGAAACTCTCCATGATCCGTTCAATATCCCCAGCGGGGTCGGCGTAGAGGAGAAAGATGGGACTAAGATTGACGTGACATTCCCGCATGAGATTGAGTCGATCCGCCTTCGGTCCGGCATGTGTTTTTTCGTGCGGTAGGACCACCCGATTTTCAAAGGGTTCGAGTTTCACGAGTGCTATTAAGGCGCGGCGCGTGTAGTTTTTCCCATCCGGAGCATTAAAGGATTGGTCATAGATGTAATAACGGGGGGTTGCATCCCTGACAAGCGTGCCATTTGAAATCCACTTGTTCATCCTTACAGCGGCACGTGTGTACTGATTTTCGTCGTCAGTATCGTTATCTTGTGGTTGACTTAGAATTAAACGAATGATATTGGCGGGATGGCGTGCCTCTAAAGCGATCTGTTCATCGGATTTGATGACATCGTAAGGCGGTGCGATGACATTCGAGATGCTTTCTACCTGAGTCGTGTTGTAGCGTAAGCCTCGAAACGGAATAACGGTTGTTTCCATATTTATAATTTTCCTTGCGGTTTGTTCAAATTGATCTTCGGAAGAGCGTTATTCTCCATTTAATTTTGTCAGATCACTAATTGGAAAGTGATGGTAGC from Candidatus Poribacteria bacterium encodes:
- the infA gene encoding translation initiation factor IF-1, translating into MEVEGTVVEPLPNAMFRVELENKHQILAHISGRMRKFFIKILPGDKVTVELSPYDLTRGRITYRKK
- a CDS encoding competence/damage-inducible protein A translates to MAIELFSIGTELVLGQIQDTNAHWIAQQILQIGGELRRVTMLRDNRDEMSEALDSAIERETSLILTTGGLGPTPDDMTVDVIASLIGTKSVVSEETVAEFRKRREMSENDVISEALMKMAIVPETAVVLQNPAGWAPCISVAHKSSTIMMMPGPPREMKAVFETHIQPLIAERYRSEITTVRVHVNMFEAQVSPLMQKVMERYPDVYLKAYVALRKADGDTMPVDLVSTSTDKADAETQLELATSYFRELVVEAGKFLTLPCD
- a CDS encoding acetylxylan esterase → MYYEQARDTLAFSHQLYAETPRQLAFQATSIAEAEVWQRELRTKLIELVGGFPPEPCALQPQVLDSCEFPTYFRETVQFQSRSHANIFGYFLSPKPLDSSTPKPTILCLAGHGRGVDDIVGIEEDGTMRAEYGGYQNDFALQCVANGYTVLAIEQFGFGHRRDPVAHEKGGGSSSCQPSAGAALLLGHTMVGWRVYDAMRAFDYLDTRPEVDMNRLGVMGISGGGTTTFFTSAIDARVKAAVVSGYFNTFRDSILSLSHCIDNYIPNVLQYAEMYDIAGLIAPRAMFVESGTEDTIFPIEATRFAVNEAKAIYKLFNAEDKLGLEVFEAGHSFHGVGAFEFLKQVL
- a CDS encoding DUF1015 domain-containing protein is translated as METTVIPFRGLRYNTTQVESISNVIAPPYDVIKSDEQIALEARHPANIIRLILSQPQDNDTDDENQYTRAAVRMNKWISNGTLVRDATPRYYIYDQSFNAPDGKNYTRRALIALVKLEPFENRVVLPHEKTHAGPKADRLNLMRECHVNLSPIFLLYADPAGDIERIMESFTDKNQPHIDCPETFGSTHQLWCLDDTERNREIQALFSTKPLLIADGHHRYETALAFRDEIAQKTPNGVSSGYDYMMVNLVRMESPGLAVLAIHRLLSNLSADQIAYAIAKLPEAFEVHEIDTQANLMAKLGAMSGKSRAVGMYTADDTYRLLIPHSTPPKQLDVMLVQETIIKNLFQIETLSEHISYTAYTDDAVSHVKEGADRVALLMNPTPVEQVLDVAMAGSTMPQKSTYFYPKMATGFVLNPLNASAISSR